The Porites lutea chromosome 11, jaPorLute2.1, whole genome shotgun sequence genome includes a region encoding these proteins:
- the LOC140951739 gene encoding uncharacterized protein codes for MPTQSKKSLTVTPTDRPAKPKKKKKKDSGRYSRSDTFKTLASGADSSSEGTQRKSRAKSRTEKDNVKKPAEDLSSKSRSSSTQNTSSSSWRLSSSDGRSTSSSGENFGATACTNSSSSEESHMRERVDDLKKSTSLTRINESLRWDYTQCEDPGEEEERLRIYKLHRRKRYMDFLHKRTGGEQQSGFYA; via the exons ATGCCAACACAGAGTAAGAAATCGCTTACCGTGACACCTACTGACAGACCAGCTAAAcccaagaagaaaaagaaaaaagattcgGGGAGATATAGTAGAAGTGATACATTTAAAACCCTTGCATCGGGCGCTGATAGCTCAAGTGAAG GAACTCAACGCAAGTCTAGAGCTAAATCACGAACCGAAAAGGACAATGTGAAAAAGCCAGCTGAAGATCTGAGCTCCAAATCTCGATCTTCAAGCACACAAAACACTTCCTCGAGTAGCTGGCGACTAAGCAGCTCGGATGGCCGGAGTACAAGTAGCAGCGGGGAAAACTTCGGTGCTACAGCTTGTACAAATTCATCGTCTTCGGAAGAAAGTCACATGCGAGAAAGGGTGGACGATCTAAAAAAGTCGACGAGTTTGACACGAATAAACGAGTCTTTACGATGGGATTACACGCAATGTGAAGATCCAggcgaagaagaagaaagattaCGGATTTATAAGTTACATAGGCGAAAGCGATACATGGATTTCTTGCATAAGAGAACCGGAGGAGAACAACAAAGTGGTTTCTATGCATAA